One region of Streptomyces davaonensis JCM 4913 genomic DNA includes:
- a CDS encoding LxmA leader domain family RiPP: MNTAEQLIAGYTAYTNAEEFGAGATAENPAITPTLLSFIGGSSGGCGGAVSAISGASVAGTVNWGC, from the coding sequence ATGAACACCGCTGAGCAGCTCATCGCCGGTTACACCGCCTACACCAACGCCGAGGAGTTCGGCGCCGGTGCCACGGCCGAGAACCCGGCCATCACCCCCACCCTCCTCAGCTTCATCGGCGGCTCCAGCGGCGGCTGCGGCGGCGCCGTCAGCGCCATCTCGGGCGCCAGCGTCGCGGGCACGGTGAACTGGGGCTGCTGA
- a CDS encoding M16 family metallopeptidase, producing MPIPIPRRLTLPNGLRAVLCPMPSLPAVGVSVHYDVGFRSEPEGRTGFAHLFEHLMFQGSESVDRLEHFRQVQAAGGAANGSTHQDYTDYYQVVPSAALERVLFLEADRMRAPRLTAENLRTQLDVVKEEIRLNVLNKPYGGFPWTVLPGLLYSTFPNAHNGYGDFSDLEQATVDECARFFDTYYAPGNAVLTIVGGFDADRAAELVHRHFHDITARAARPAVDLAEPFPAGELRGEHRDPHAPLPATAIGYRLPDARTEPAAYVAHMILGSLLTGGDDARLRRRLVHRTAAVTDVSTGCGLFGPLEARDPDTFLCVATHPPQTGADELLDVLDEELADLADRGPGAAELARATALSAARTHRAYDSLAALTRAMGTQELLFGRAELAGDLADRLAAVTAEDVALAARRLRPDRRAVLSLRPGRRAETGSGPDRRAESIRVPRPDGQAASAARPDQQAEPAPRPVPAADAHPVPTGG from the coding sequence ATGCCCATTCCGATACCGCGGCGTCTCACCCTGCCCAACGGCCTGCGAGCGGTGCTCTGTCCGATGCCGTCGCTGCCCGCCGTCGGCGTCAGTGTCCACTACGACGTCGGATTCCGGTCCGAGCCCGAAGGGCGTACCGGATTCGCCCATCTTTTTGAGCACTTGATGTTCCAGGGCAGCGAGAGCGTGGACCGGCTGGAGCATTTCCGACAGGTCCAGGCGGCCGGCGGCGCCGCCAACGGATCGACTCATCAGGACTACACGGATTACTACCAGGTCGTGCCTTCGGCCGCGTTGGAGCGCGTGCTGTTCCTGGAGGCCGACCGTATGCGCGCGCCGAGACTGACGGCCGAGAACCTGCGGACACAACTGGATGTGGTGAAGGAGGAAATCCGCCTCAATGTGCTGAACAAGCCTTACGGCGGATTCCCCTGGACTGTGCTTCCCGGGCTGCTCTACTCGACGTTCCCCAACGCGCACAACGGGTACGGCGACTTCAGCGATCTGGAACAGGCCACGGTGGACGAGTGCGCCCGGTTCTTCGATACGTACTACGCGCCGGGGAACGCCGTGCTGACGATCGTCGGCGGCTTCGACGCCGACCGGGCGGCGGAGCTGGTGCACCGGCACTTCCACGACATCACCGCGCGGGCGGCACGTCCGGCCGTCGACCTCGCGGAGCCGTTCCCGGCCGGTGAGCTCAGGGGCGAGCACCGGGACCCGCACGCGCCGCTCCCGGCCACGGCGATCGGCTACCGGTTGCCCGACGCGCGCACCGAGCCGGCCGCCTATGTGGCGCACATGATCCTCGGCTCCCTCCTCACCGGCGGCGACGACGCCCGCCTCAGGCGGCGGCTGGTCCACCGGACCGCGGCGGTGACCGACGTCAGCACCGGCTGCGGACTGTTCGGGCCGCTGGAGGCGCGCGATCCCGACACCTTCCTGTGCGTGGCGACGCATCCGCCGCAGACCGGCGCCGACGAGCTGCTCGACGTACTGGACGAGGAACTGGCGGACTTGGCCGACCGCGGCCCCGGTGCGGCGGAGCTGGCACGGGCCACGGCCCTGAGCGCCGCCCGCACCCACCGGGCGTACGACTCGCTGGCCGCACTGACCCGCGCGATGGGCACCCAGGAACTGCTGTTCGGGCGGGCCGAGCTGGCCGGCGACCTCGCGGACCGCCTGGCCGCCGTGACCGCCGAGGACGTCGCACTGGCCGCGCGACGACTGCGCCCGGACCGGCGGGCGGTGCTGAGTCTGCGCCCGGGGCGGCGAGCCGAAACGGGCTCGGGACCGGATCGGCGCGCCGAATCGATTCGCGTTCCGCGTCCGGATGGGCAGGCCGCATCAGCCGCGCGCCCCGACCAGCAGGCCGAACCAGCCCCGCGTCCCGTGCCGGCCGCGGACGCGCACCCCGTCCCCACCGGAGGCTGA
- a CDS encoding T3SS effector HopA1 family protein, which yields MTTTAGLVAPEVFAALEQVEVTPGGLTALVGAEKLAAESPGDLVRQLGSTLYQTLHAAMPEQNKARKRSLRDPEFEERFASAMPHRGSLVRAELLDARVRPGEGVVPDTVIADLDGIRVRVPTTAVVEAPPGGSEGPALLRLPAARPALSPGFFLADSSRGRSRGPQVLRLYLHLTDAESAPDVWGTVLTRLEELGVRYRAKVTSGARLFPRRDGLVVYLGPDAWYAVDQVVASVEGLPGLGAETSPFVRRLAAGVGAAWEPDDPRPGKRGLSFGEHRCQAVAEALVGLAVRADGEGSREAAIAEAFFNAGVDPLMPARNLGSPIVPGIAPV from the coding sequence GTGACCACCACCGCAGGGCTCGTCGCCCCCGAAGTCTTTGCAGCTCTGGAACAGGTCGAGGTCACGCCGGGCGGACTGACCGCCCTCGTCGGCGCGGAGAAACTGGCCGCCGAGAGCCCGGGTGACCTGGTCAGACAACTGGGCAGCACCCTGTACCAGACGCTGCACGCCGCCATGCCGGAGCAGAACAAGGCCCGCAAGCGCAGTCTGCGCGACCCGGAGTTCGAGGAGCGGTTCGCCTCCGCGATGCCGCACCGCGGATCGCTGGTCCGGGCCGAACTCCTCGACGCCCGGGTCCGGCCCGGCGAGGGCGTCGTACCGGACACCGTGATCGCCGACCTGGACGGGATCCGCGTACGGGTGCCCACGACAGCCGTCGTGGAAGCGCCGCCCGGCGGATCCGAGGGTCCGGCCCTGCTACGGCTGCCCGCGGCCCGGCCCGCCCTGTCGCCGGGCTTCTTCCTCGCCGACAGCTCTCGCGGACGCTCCCGCGGCCCCCAGGTCCTGCGGCTCTACCTGCACCTCACCGACGCCGAGAGCGCGCCGGACGTCTGGGGCACGGTGCTGACCCGGCTGGAGGAACTGGGCGTGCGCTACCGGGCCAAGGTCACCTCCGGGGCACGGCTCTTCCCGCGCCGCGACGGACTCGTGGTCTATCTCGGCCCCGACGCCTGGTACGCCGTGGACCAAGTGGTCGCCTCCGTCGAGGGCCTGCCGGGGCTGGGCGCCGAGACCTCCCCGTTCGTCCGCCGGCTGGCCGCCGGCGTCGGTGCGGCATGGGAGCCGGACGACCCGCGTCCCGGCAAGCGCGGCCTGAGCTTCGGTGAGCACCGCTGCCAGGCGGTCGCCGAGGCACTGGTCGGGCTCGCCGTGCGCGCCGACGGCGAGGGCTCGCGGGAGGCGGCGATCGCCGAGGCGTTCTTCAACGCCGGGGTGGACCCGCTCATGCCCGCCAGGAACCTGGGTTCCCCCATCGTGCCGGGGATCGCGCCGGTATGA
- a CDS encoding LxmA leader domain family RiPP, translated as MNTAEQLIAGYAAYTNAEEFGASAGPDAPAITITTVSSPECVYFSLSAVSGSIATTKSWGC; from the coding sequence ATGAACACCGCTGAGCAGCTCATCGCCGGTTACGCCGCGTACACGAACGCCGAGGAATTCGGTGCCAGCGCCGGTCCGGACGCGCCGGCGATCACCATCACGACCGTGTCCTCCCCGGAGTGCGTCTACTTCTCGCTCAGCGCCGTCTCGGGCTCCATCGCCACCACCAAGTCGTGGGGCTGCTGA
- a CDS encoding transcriptional regulator yields the protein MSDPQVPPALDKEIHHPTRLTVAAFLSGCAEAEFSAVRDYCGVSDSVLSKTVTALEKAGYVSVRKGYFGKRPRTWLSLTFTGRRALAAHLAALEQIAGAARRAGAEGAPPEA from the coding sequence ATGAGCGACCCGCAGGTCCCGCCCGCCCTGGACAAGGAGATCCACCATCCGACGCGGCTGACGGTGGCGGCGTTCCTGTCCGGCTGCGCGGAGGCCGAGTTCAGCGCCGTGCGCGACTACTGCGGTGTGTCCGACTCCGTGCTGAGCAAGACGGTCACGGCGCTGGAGAAGGCCGGCTACGTGAGCGTCCGCAAGGGGTACTTCGGCAAACGCCCGCGCACCTGGCTCTCGCTCACCTTCACCGGCCGCCGGGCCCTCGCCGCGCACCTGGCCGCCCTGGAACAGATCGCGGGAGCCGCCCGCCGCGCGGGAGCCGAGGGCGCGCCGCCCGAGGCCTGA
- the lxmK gene encoding class V lanthionine synthetase subunit LxmK, translating into MITDQASKPSLTRARFEPVQLDKVPEVGAFLERLGLGGFDADTVVAHVGRNDTWAGTTTSGAKAFVKRVGGEPQDVLRRFSRITLFEEVAARLAAGTELRAPAFLGADEEHRLVAFEHLEEARSGSELSADDVFDDALCRRAGRILGTLHSLPVEPGVLDASPHPLPAIEDFEALTLPVFASSCFAEIESWSLLQRDAELLGALRRLRERELEAPKVPTHSDLRLDQYLVCDGELYLTDWEEFRAGDAARDVGGFVGEWLYRVIQGIPQSIGREAGHVFGQDASHEDILRHGALEIDRLRPRISAFWQGYRETRPAADEDFVPRVAAFAGWHMLDRMLAGARYVVRLTAGDRAAAGIGRTVLMAPHDFTSVLGLEGTS; encoded by the coding sequence GTGATTACTGACCAAGCATCGAAGCCCTCGCTGACCCGCGCCCGCTTCGAACCGGTCCAGCTGGACAAGGTTCCCGAAGTCGGCGCCTTCCTGGAGCGGCTCGGCCTGGGCGGTTTCGACGCGGACACCGTCGTCGCCCACGTCGGCCGCAACGACACCTGGGCCGGTACGACGACCAGCGGGGCGAAGGCGTTCGTCAAGCGGGTCGGTGGTGAACCCCAGGACGTACTGCGGCGATTCAGCCGTATCACCCTCTTCGAGGAAGTCGCCGCGCGCCTCGCGGCCGGCACCGAGCTGCGGGCTCCCGCCTTCCTGGGCGCGGACGAGGAGCACCGGCTCGTCGCCTTCGAGCACCTGGAGGAGGCCCGCTCGGGGTCCGAGCTGTCCGCGGACGACGTCTTCGACGACGCCCTGTGCCGCCGCGCCGGCCGGATTCTCGGGACGCTGCACTCGCTCCCGGTCGAGCCGGGCGTCCTCGACGCCTCCCCGCATCCGCTTCCCGCGATCGAGGACTTCGAGGCCCTCACCCTGCCGGTCTTCGCCTCGTCCTGCTTCGCCGAGATCGAGTCGTGGTCGCTGCTCCAGCGCGACGCCGAACTCCTCGGGGCACTGCGGCGGCTGCGGGAGCGCGAACTGGAGGCCCCGAAGGTGCCGACCCACAGCGACCTGAGGCTGGATCAGTACCTGGTCTGCGACGGGGAGCTGTATCTGACGGACTGGGAGGAGTTCCGCGCCGGCGACGCCGCCCGGGACGTCGGCGGGTTCGTCGGCGAGTGGCTGTACCGGGTGATCCAGGGGATTCCGCAGTCCATCGGCCGCGAGGCCGGCCATGTCTTCGGGCAGGACGCCTCCCACGAGGACATCCTCCGGCACGGCGCGCTGGAGATCGACCGGCTCCGCCCGCGCATCAGCGCGTTCTGGCAGGGGTACCGGGAAACCCGCCCGGCCGCCGACGAGGACTTCGTGCCCCGCGTCGCGGCCTTCGCGGGCTGGCACATGCTCGACCGCATGCTCGCCGGCGCCCGCTACGTCGTCCGGCTGACGGCGGGCGACCGCGCCGCCGCCGGCATCGGGCGCACGGTGCTGATGGCGCCGCACGACTTCACATCCGTACTGGGCCTGGAAGGCACCTCGTGA